In the genome of Terribacillus sp. FSL K6-0262, one region contains:
- a CDS encoding DUF5068 domain-containing protein encodes MNKKWMLLFGALLSVFIISGCGADKKASTEEEPAAAEEKAAGSEDEAKAVDTAADADKDASDGKEEAADFAELIDYMKTETDAEEATVLYENTEPQTHEMEGVTVSLDSYSLVELKDFHTDYSIPFNDETNGGVILASYTVKNDTDKDLHYTPFMYMSFTGATKDYNNYKDLIPEEGQLPTKLSPDNKYELKAGETITGTYAYPMGETHLKTAMESGSVTVEVPAPTTDPDDLSTALGTKGQFTIDLSEEGAEKTEANAVFYQDLASVDNMGEKTMIEEKEGIGQSQELGDATVTLDGYQFAEFTPNEYEAPRFENFKNGVVLLTVQFNVDNKGSDNIGLDNMGSNLYVNDGSQYQMSERMLSPYEYQESIAAGESGELLQVFVLDKEQYEKIWKDKAFEIELGPLYDENAEDISKGKKAEFKLK; translated from the coding sequence ATGAATAAGAAATGGATGCTTTTATTTGGCGCATTGCTTTCCGTATTCATCATCAGTGGCTGTGGTGCTGATAAGAAGGCAAGTACGGAAGAGGAACCGGCTGCTGCCGAAGAGAAGGCTGCAGGCAGTGAAGATGAGGCGAAAGCAGTAGATACAGCAGCTGATGCAGATAAGGATGCTTCTGATGGTAAGGAAGAAGCAGCCGATTTCGCTGAACTGATTGATTATATGAAGACGGAAACAGATGCAGAAGAAGCGACGGTTCTCTATGAAAATACCGAGCCGCAGACGCATGAAATGGAAGGGGTGACAGTCTCCTTGGATTCCTATTCTCTTGTCGAGCTGAAGGATTTCCATACAGACTACAGTATTCCTTTCAATGATGAGACGAACGGCGGTGTCATTTTGGCAAGCTACACAGTCAAGAATGACACGGACAAGGATCTTCACTATACACCGTTTATGTATATGAGCTTTACAGGGGCAACAAAGGATTACAACAATTATAAGGATCTTATTCCGGAGGAAGGTCAGCTGCCCACCAAGCTGAGTCCGGATAATAAATACGAGCTTAAAGCAGGGGAAACGATAACTGGAACTTATGCTTATCCGATGGGGGAAACGCATTTGAAGACAGCAATGGAATCCGGTTCGGTCACGGTGGAAGTGCCTGCTCCGACAACTGATCCGGATGATTTAAGCACAGCACTTGGAACGAAGGGGCAGTTCACTATCGATTTGAGTGAAGAAGGAGCAGAAAAAACAGAAGCAAATGCAGTGTTTTATCAGGATTTGGCATCTGTTGATAACATGGGCGAAAAAACCATGATCGAGGAGAAGGAAGGCATCGGGCAAAGCCAGGAGCTGGGGGATGCCACCGTGACATTGGATGGATACCAATTCGCGGAATTCACTCCGAATGAATATGAAGCGCCGCGCTTCGAGAATTTCAAGAATGGCGTTGTCTTGCTGACAGTCCAATTCAATGTGGATAATAAAGGCTCCGATAATATTGGTTTGGATAACATGGGATCCAATCTTTATGTAAACGATGGCTCGCAGTATCAAATGAGTGAACGCATGCTGTCTCCTTATGAATACCAGGAGAGCATTGCTGCCGGGGAATCCGGTGAATTGCTCCAGGTTTTTGTGCTTGATAAAGAGCAATACGAAAAGATCTGGAAGGATAAAGCATTCGAGATCGAGCTTGGACCTTTGTACGATGAGAATGCTGAGGATATTTCCAAAGGCAAGAAAGCAGAATTCAAACTTAAATGA
- a CDS encoding methyl-accepting chemotaxis protein, giving the protein MHLTLQALVKLAPEIKKNLGENCAVVVTDKEHFLFSSQSKDLDYSVKVGDYAFTDDNDILRQALAGEKVQMHIPKERYGVGIQYSANPIRDEQGEIIGVFQVTKTLKDEEILDQELDGLRAIVSSLQGKVQQVAAQAEELSATSTDINSQASHANANSQEISKVVQLIEDISTQTNLLGLNAAIEAARSGDAGRGFGVVADEIRKLSIGTKEAVGTIGQSLQEIRTNMENLTLSIGEVSTASEEQSRVMVKFMEDIQNLDEQSNGIGQYIKDITN; this is encoded by the coding sequence ATGCATCTAACATTACAAGCGCTGGTCAAACTAGCACCTGAGATCAAGAAAAACCTAGGGGAAAATTGTGCGGTCGTTGTCACCGATAAAGAGCATTTTCTCTTCTCCTCCCAATCCAAAGACTTGGATTACAGCGTTAAAGTCGGAGATTACGCTTTTACGGATGACAATGATATATTGCGTCAGGCACTTGCAGGAGAAAAAGTGCAAATGCATATTCCAAAGGAACGTTATGGTGTCGGTATACAATACTCTGCCAACCCCATTCGTGATGAACAGGGTGAGATCATCGGTGTTTTCCAAGTCACCAAAACACTGAAGGATGAAGAGATATTAGACCAGGAGCTGGATGGATTACGTGCCATCGTCAGCAGTCTCCAAGGAAAAGTGCAGCAAGTGGCCGCTCAAGCGGAAGAACTTTCCGCTACAAGCACGGATATTAATAGTCAAGCATCCCATGCGAATGCGAATTCTCAGGAAATAAGTAAAGTAGTTCAATTGATTGAGGATATTTCGACACAGACGAACTTGCTTGGCTTGAACGCAGCCATCGAAGCAGCCCGCTCTGGCGATGCCGGCAGGGGATTCGGTGTCGTGGCGGATGAAATTCGCAAGCTTTCCATCGGCACAAAGGAAGCGGTAGGCACTATCGGCCAGTCGCTACAGGAAATCCGGACGAATATGGAGAACCTGACGCTGAGTATCGGTGAGGTATCCACCGCATCGGAAGAGCAATCCCGTGTCATGGTGAAGTTCATGGAAGATATCCAAAATCTTGATGAACAAAGTAATGGTATCGGCCAATACATCAAAGACATCACGAATTAA
- the rlmH gene encoding 23S rRNA (pseudouridine(1915)-N(3))-methyltransferase RlmH produces MKITIISVGKLKEKYLKQGIEEYTKRLSSYAKVDLIEVSDEKAPENLSEADMQIVKQKEGDRILSKINPDDYVISLEIKGQMITSEQLASKIDSLATYGKSKIVFVIGGSLGLSEEVMQRSDYALSFSKMTFPHQLMKLVLVEQVYRAFRIIKGEPYHK; encoded by the coding sequence ATGAAAATCACCATCATCAGCGTCGGCAAACTAAAAGAAAAATACCTCAAGCAAGGCATCGAGGAATACACCAAACGCCTGAGTTCCTACGCCAAGGTCGACCTGATCGAAGTATCCGACGAAAAAGCCCCCGAAAACTTGAGCGAAGCCGACATGCAAATCGTCAAACAAAAAGAAGGCGATCGCATCCTGTCGAAAATCAACCCCGACGACTACGTCATTTCCCTGGAAATAAAGGGACAAATGATCACATCCGAACAGCTCGCGTCGAAAATTGACAGCCTGGCAACATACGGGAAGAGCAAGATCGTATTCGTCATAGGCGGATCCTTGGGTCTGAGCGAAGAAGTGATGCAGCGAAGTGACTATGCGCTGTCGTTCTCGAAAATGACATTTCCGCATCAGCTGATGAAACTGGTGCTGGTGGAGCAGGTTTATCGAGCGTTTCGGATTATTAAGGGGGAGCCGTATCATAAGTAA
- a CDS encoding mannose/fructose/sorbose PTS transporter subunit IIA: MVGIIIATHGEFATGILQSGTMIFGEQENVKAVTLMPSEGPADVKLKMEKAIASFDNQDEVLFLVDLWGGTPFNQANSLLEGHEDKWAIVAGLNLAMLIETFASRFSMNTAHEIAAHILGSAKEAVKVKPEELEPAAPAAAAAGPSNTGAPGTFEYVLARIDTRLLHGQVATAWTKNTRPTRIIVVSDEVAKDDLRKKLIQQAAPSGVKAHVVPVHKMIELAKDDQHFGGQRALLLFENPQDALRAVEGGVPLTTINVGSMAHSPGKVQPNKVLAFSQDDINTFTKLKEYGVSFDVRKVPGDSKGNMDEILKRAQAELNKQK; the protein is encoded by the coding sequence ATGGTAGGAATCATTATTGCCACTCACGGGGAATTTGCCACTGGTATCCTGCAATCCGGGACGATGATCTTTGGAGAGCAAGAGAATGTAAAAGCTGTTACATTGATGCCGAGCGAAGGACCTGCTGATGTGAAGCTGAAGATGGAAAAAGCAATCGCCTCTTTCGACAATCAAGACGAAGTATTATTCTTGGTCGATCTTTGGGGCGGAACACCTTTCAATCAAGCCAACAGCTTGCTTGAGGGGCATGAGGATAAATGGGCGATCGTGGCTGGCTTGAACTTAGCCATGCTGATCGAAACCTTTGCATCTCGTTTCTCCATGAACACGGCACATGAGATTGCCGCGCATATTTTAGGCAGTGCGAAAGAAGCGGTAAAAGTAAAACCGGAGGAACTCGAGCCGGCAGCTCCGGCTGCAGCCGCGGCCGGGCCATCGAATACAGGTGCCCCTGGTACATTTGAATACGTATTGGCACGTATCGATACGCGCTTGCTGCATGGTCAGGTTGCGACTGCTTGGACAAAAAATACACGGCCTACACGCATCATCGTTGTATCTGACGAAGTAGCCAAGGATGATCTGCGTAAGAAGCTGATCCAGCAGGCTGCCCCTTCCGGTGTAAAGGCGCATGTCGTTCCTGTCCATAAGATGATCGAACTTGCAAAAGATGATCAGCATTTTGGCGGTCAGCGCGCACTGCTTCTTTTCGAAAACCCGCAGGATGCGCTCCGGGCGGTTGAGGGAGGCGTTCCGCTCACGACAATCAATGTCGGCTCGATGGCGCACTCACCTGGCAAAGTACAGCCGAATAAGGTGCTGGCCTTCAGCCAGGATGATATCAATACGTTCACCAAGCTGAAAGAGTATGGGGTGAGCTTCGATGTACGTAAAGTTCCGGGTGACTCAAAGGGCAATATGGACGAGATTTTGAAAAGGGCACAAGCGGAATTGAACAAACAGAAATAA
- a CDS encoding PTS system mannose/fructose/sorbose family transporter subunit IID produces the protein MSQELKLSKRDRVSIWWRSTFIQGSWNYERMQNGGWAFSMIPAIKRLYKTKEDRAAALQRHLEFFNTHPYVASPIIGVTLALEEERANGAPVDDKAIQGVKVGMMGPLAGIGDPTFWFTVKPILGALAASLALTGNILGPILYFVLWNLIRMGFTWYTQELGYKAGSKITEDLSGGLLQDITKGASILGMFILGSLVNRWVSVAFTPTVSKVKLDEGAYIDWDNLPEGSEGIRTALEQQAAGRSLSEYQVTTLQDNLDSLIPGLAGLLITLLCMWLLRKKVSPIVMILGLFVIGIAFHAIGLM, from the coding sequence ATGTCACAAGAATTGAAGTTATCCAAAAGAGATCGTGTTTCTATCTGGTGGCGTTCCACTTTCATTCAAGGTTCCTGGAACTATGAACGTATGCAAAACGGCGGCTGGGCATTTTCCATGATTCCCGCCATCAAAAGATTATATAAAACAAAAGAAGATCGTGCTGCGGCATTGCAGCGTCACTTGGAATTCTTCAATACGCATCCATATGTCGCTTCACCGATCATCGGGGTGACGCTGGCGCTGGAAGAAGAACGTGCCAACGGGGCGCCGGTCGATGACAAGGCCATCCAAGGGGTCAAAGTCGGGATGATGGGACCCTTGGCAGGTATCGGGGATCCGACTTTCTGGTTCACGGTGAAGCCGATCCTTGGTGCTTTGGCTGCTTCCCTTGCTCTGACCGGCAATATACTCGGCCCGATCCTTTACTTCGTGTTATGGAACCTCATCCGCATGGGATTCACCTGGTATACACAGGAGCTCGGTTACAAAGCAGGTTCCAAGATCACCGAAGACTTATCCGGCGGACTGCTGCAGGATATAACCAAAGGCGCCTCGATACTCGGGATGTTCATATTGGGGTCGCTGGTCAACCGATGGGTGTCGGTAGCCTTTACACCGACCGTATCGAAAGTCAAGCTTGATGAAGGCGCTTATATTGACTGGGATAACTTGCCTGAGGGATCGGAAGGAATCAGGACGGCATTGGAACAGCAAGCCGCCGGCCGATCGTTAAGCGAATATCAGGTAACCACCCTGCAAGATAACCTGGATAGCTTGATCCCTGGCTTGGCTGGACTTTTGATCACATTGCTTTGCATGTGGCTGCTGAGGAAGAAGGTTTCTCCGATTGTGATGATCCTTGGATTGTTCGTGATTGGTATTGCCTTCCACGCCATCGGTTTGATGTAA
- a CDS encoding metal-sensing transcriptional repressor translates to MNDAEEIKVTHRSTNDKDQLIKRLKRIEGQVRGIQSMIENDRYCVDILTQISAINAAMNKVGFHLLEQHTHHCVADAIKDGDGQEAIQELMEVIKRFSKTS, encoded by the coding sequence ATGAATGATGCAGAAGAAATTAAAGTCACCCATAGATCGACAAACGATAAGGATCAGCTGATTAAACGCTTGAAGCGGATAGAGGGCCAGGTCCGCGGTATCCAAAGCATGATTGAAAATGATCGGTATTGTGTGGATATTCTTACGCAAATCTCCGCCATCAACGCAGCGATGAATAAAGTCGGCTTTCATTTATTGGAGCAGCATACCCACCATTGCGTAGCAGACGCGATAAAGGATGGGGATGGACAAGAAGCCATCCAGGAATTGATGGAAGTAATCAAAAGGTTTTCTAAAACGTCCTGA
- the poxB gene encoding ubiquinone-dependent pyruvate dehydrogenase produces MPRTIADLLIDSLLNAGVKRIYGIVGDSLNAVLDSIRRSERIEWVGVRHEEVAAFAAGADAALNDSIAVCAGSSGPGNLHLINGLYDCHRSRIPVLAIAAHIPSSEIGSEYFQQTRPEILFNDCSHFVETVQRPEQMPLMVNMAMQQAIAKQGVSVLVLPGDVAGLDANAKVPQVPVHVSKPVIHPSREELTALADYLNEGQKVTLLCGAGCEGAHDQLMELCGKLNAPMVVALRGKEHLEYDNPYYAGLTGLIGYSSGYEAMMDCDVLLMLGTDFPYRQFYPKNAKVLQVDIRSEHLGRRTPLTYGLVGDVKQTVEALLPLIEQKDNEKYLEKHVKAYKKVRENLDNLAVGKPGRKPIHPQYLTKVVSDLADEDTVYTCDVGTPTLWAARYLQMNGKRRLLGSFNHGTMANALPQAIGAAVAQPDRQTVALCGDGGLSMLMGDMLTLRQHNLPVKAVVYNNSALSFVELEMKAAGYPETGTGLDSPNFAAIAEAMGIKGIRVEDPADLEDAIKEAYEYDGPVIVDAVVNRQELSLPPKITYEQAHGFTLWMLKAVLNGRGNELVELAKTNLIR; encoded by the coding sequence ATGCCAAGAACAATAGCTGATTTATTGATTGATTCTTTATTGAATGCAGGGGTAAAAAGAATCTACGGCATCGTAGGGGACTCGTTGAATGCTGTATTGGATTCCATCAGACGCTCGGAAAGGATTGAATGGGTCGGCGTGCGCCACGAGGAAGTTGCGGCTTTTGCAGCAGGGGCAGATGCTGCATTGAATGACAGCATTGCTGTCTGTGCAGGAAGCAGCGGTCCGGGAAACTTGCATCTGATCAATGGCTTGTACGACTGCCATCGTTCCCGTATTCCTGTACTTGCGATTGCAGCGCATATTCCGAGCAGTGAAATCGGCAGCGAATACTTTCAGCAAACGCGTCCGGAAATACTCTTTAACGATTGCAGCCACTTTGTCGAGACCGTGCAGCGACCAGAGCAAATGCCCTTGATGGTGAATATGGCGATGCAGCAAGCCATCGCGAAACAAGGCGTTTCCGTCCTTGTTTTACCTGGGGACGTAGCAGGTTTGGATGCCAATGCCAAAGTTCCGCAAGTACCTGTCCATGTCTCCAAACCGGTCATTCACCCATCCCGGGAAGAGCTGACCGCCCTGGCGGATTATCTGAATGAAGGACAAAAAGTGACCTTGCTTTGCGGCGCAGGCTGCGAGGGTGCGCATGATCAATTGATGGAGCTTTGCGGCAAGCTGAACGCACCGATGGTGGTTGCGCTTCGCGGGAAAGAACATCTGGAATACGACAACCCTTATTATGCTGGTTTGACCGGCTTAATCGGCTATTCCTCCGGATATGAAGCCATGATGGATTGCGATGTACTACTCATGCTCGGCACCGACTTCCCATACCGTCAATTCTATCCGAAAAACGCAAAAGTCCTGCAAGTGGACATCCGTTCCGAGCATCTCGGCCGCCGTACTCCATTGACATACGGCCTTGTCGGGGATGTAAAACAAACGGTCGAGGCACTGCTGCCTCTCATTGAACAAAAAGATAATGAGAAATATTTAGAGAAACATGTAAAAGCATATAAGAAAGTCCGGGAAAACCTGGATAATCTTGCTGTCGGAAAACCCGGGCGGAAACCGATCCACCCGCAGTATTTAACGAAGGTTGTCAGCGATTTAGCAGATGAGGATACCGTCTATACATGCGATGTGGGTACACCGACGCTATGGGCAGCCCGCTACTTGCAAATGAACGGCAAAAGACGTCTATTGGGATCCTTCAACCACGGCACGATGGCCAATGCCCTGCCGCAAGCAATCGGAGCCGCCGTTGCGCAGCCAGACAGACAAACCGTCGCCCTTTGCGGAGATGGCGGATTATCCATGCTGATGGGCGATATGCTGACACTTCGCCAGCACAATCTCCCTGTCAAGGCAGTGGTCTATAATAACAGCGCCCTGAGCTTCGTGGAACTGGAAATGAAGGCAGCCGGTTATCCAGAAACCGGAACCGGCCTTGATAGCCCTAATTTTGCAGCCATTGCAGAAGCAATGGGAATCAAAGGCATCCGCGTGGAGGATCCTGCCGACCTGGAGGACGCCATAAAAGAAGCATATGAATACGATGGCCCAGTCATCGTGGACGCCGTCGTCAACCGCCAGGAACTGTCCTTGCCGCCTAAAATCACTTACGAACAGGCGCATGGCTTTACACTTTGGATGCTGAAGGCCGTATTGAATGGACGGGGAAATGAATTGGTGGAACTTGCCAAAACCAATTTAATCCGGTAA
- a CDS encoding PTS mannose/fructose/sorbose transporter subunit IIC — MTMIQIILVVIVAFLAGVEGILDEFHFHQPIIACTLIGLVTGEVVPCLILGGTLQLIALGWANIGAAVAPDAALASVASAIILVLGGQGEAGVSSAIAIAVPLAVAGLLLTIIVRTLATGIVHLMDAAAKEGNFRRVEMWHVIAIIMQGLRIAIPAALIVAIGAGPVRDLLEAMPSWLTDGLAVGGGMVVAVGYAMVINMMATKEVWPFFAIGFVLATIPSITLLGLGAIGVALALIYLALTKQGGSGNGGNGNTGDPLGDIIDNY; from the coding sequence TTGACTATGATTCAAATCATATTAGTTGTTATCGTGGCATTCTTGGCTGGTGTGGAAGGAATCCTGGATGAATTCCACTTCCATCAGCCAATCATTGCCTGTACATTGATCGGTTTGGTTACAGGGGAAGTCGTACCATGCCTTATCTTGGGAGGCACCTTGCAGCTGATCGCATTGGGCTGGGCAAACATCGGGGCGGCTGTAGCTCCTGATGCCGCGCTGGCATCGGTTGCATCTGCAATCATTTTGGTTTTAGGCGGTCAAGGGGAAGCGGGCGTTTCTTCTGCCATCGCAATCGCAGTGCCGCTTGCTGTGGCAGGTCTTTTGCTTACCATCATCGTTCGTACGCTTGCAACGGGGATAGTGCACCTGATGGATGCGGCAGCGAAGGAGGGGAACTTCCGGCGAGTTGAAATGTGGCATGTCATCGCTATCATCATGCAAGGACTGCGTATCGCTATCCCGGCAGCATTGATTGTGGCGATTGGTGCTGGTCCGGTTAGAGATTTGCTGGAAGCGATGCCATCCTGGCTGACAGACGGTTTGGCAGTCGGCGGCGGAATGGTGGTAGCTGTCGGTTATGCCATGGTCATCAACATGATGGCGACAAAGGAAGTATGGCCATTCTTTGCAATTGGTTTTGTCTTGGCGACGATTCCATCGATCACACTTTTGGGTCTTGGTGCTATCGGGGTTGCGCTTGCACTTATCTATCTTGCACTTACGAAACAAGGCGGTTCAGGTAATGGCGGTAACGGAAACACTGGCGATCCGTTAGGCGACATCATCGATAACTACTAA
- a CDS encoding methyl-accepting chemotaxis protein — protein sequence MNSTLQAVVNIAPILKDTLGPTAAIGVMDTEKFVYFAPSTLLKLDVQVGKSRLDEHDAYLRAIKGEYIISKTEDPEVFGVPVMTSITPIRDLETNEIAGLLSLSRTLEHQEKLDKELTRLHEVIDALQGKVQHVAAQAEELSATSNDINGQANSAKHNSRQIGDVVQLIEQISTQTNLLGLNAAIEAARSGEAGKGFGVVADEIRKLSDNTKEAVQTIGKSLTEIQSSIENLTLSINEVSASSEGQSVIMVEFMDDIQALDEKSKQIIETMKKVTNQE from the coding sequence ATGAATTCTACATTACAAGCAGTAGTCAATATCGCCCCGATTTTAAAAGACACATTGGGTCCGACAGCCGCGATAGGTGTAATGGACACAGAGAAGTTTGTATACTTTGCCCCATCGACGCTTTTGAAGCTGGACGTTCAAGTAGGAAAATCAAGACTGGATGAACATGATGCTTATTTGCGAGCAATCAAAGGTGAATACATCATTTCTAAAACAGAAGATCCAGAAGTATTCGGTGTACCAGTCATGACGTCCATAACGCCGATTCGTGATTTGGAAACGAACGAAATTGCAGGACTGTTGTCTTTATCCCGGACTTTGGAGCATCAGGAAAAGCTGGATAAAGAACTGACCCGGCTGCATGAGGTAATCGACGCATTGCAAGGCAAGGTACAGCATGTAGCTGCCCAGGCAGAAGAGCTTTCCGCCACCAGCAATGACATCAACGGTCAAGCAAACAGTGCAAAGCATAACTCCCGCCAAATAGGTGATGTCGTTCAATTAATCGAGCAAATATCCACACAGACAAATCTTCTGGGATTGAATGCCGCCATTGAAGCAGCTCGTTCTGGTGAAGCAGGAAAAGGCTTTGGTGTGGTGGCAGATGAAATCCGCAAGCTTTCCGACAATACAAAGGAAGCGGTCCAAACCATCGGAAAATCCCTTACAGAAATACAATCCAGCATTGAAAATCTGACACTCAGCATCAATGAAGTCTCTGCTTCATCCGAGGGGCAGTCTGTCATCATGGTCGAATTCATGGATGATATTCAAGCCTTGGATGAAAAGAGCAAACAGATCATCGAAACGATGAAGAAAGTAACTAACCAGGAATAG
- a CDS encoding DUF956 family protein, which yields MVQSINTKVDLVIDATSHIGMAAYGKIMIGDKGFEFFNNRDARKFIQIPWEEVDYVIASVLFKGKWIPRYAIRTKRNGTYTFSSKDPKRVFRAMREYVDPNHMVKSLGVFDVVKRGLKSKASK from the coding sequence ATGGTACAGTCGATCAATACAAAAGTCGATTTGGTCATCGATGCAACTTCCCATATAGGGATGGCGGCATATGGCAAGATCATGATCGGGGATAAAGGATTCGAATTCTTTAATAATCGCGATGCGCGTAAATTCATCCAGATTCCATGGGAAGAAGTGGATTACGTGATTGCCTCGGTTTTGTTCAAAGGAAAATGGATTCCGCGTTATGCAATCAGGACAAAGCGGAATGGGACATATACATTTTCTTCAAAGGACCCAAAAAGAGTGTTCCGGGCAATGCGTGAATACGTAGATCCCAACCATATGGTCAAATCACTGGGTGTCTTCGATGTTGTCAAACGCGGGTTGAAGAGTAAAGCAAGTAAGTAA
- a CDS encoding 2,3-butanediol dehydrogenase, translating into MKSLVYYGSKNVKVENIAEPEVTQGTVKVKVKYAGICGTNLHEYLHKTFVTEDKMILGHEFTGEIVEVGEAVTGFKTGDRVAIEPIWGCGECDTCKTGNYNICPDMKSYGIHENGGFAEYVVVKEANLYALPDTLSYEFAALVEPLAVILQAIRKSKFKIGDSVALFGAGPIGLLLSESLRAAGASKIFVAEVSEERRELALKMGADIVINPAEEDAVQVIKDNTNGGVDVSFDAAGVEATFNQALDCIKPNGEFMIVSVFANPINYHPTAQVVSEKKINSSLGYNNIFAQAIDLLSKGSLNVEPVITSVISLENIVEDGFEKLISDKNECKILVRPS; encoded by the coding sequence ATGAAATCTTTAGTATATTATGGATCGAAAAATGTAAAGGTTGAAAATATAGCCGAACCAGAGGTCACACAAGGGACTGTAAAAGTCAAAGTGAAATATGCAGGTATATGCGGTACCAATTTACATGAATACTTACATAAAACCTTTGTCACGGAAGACAAAATGATTTTAGGTCATGAGTTTACAGGGGAAATCGTCGAAGTCGGAGAGGCTGTGACTGGATTCAAGACTGGAGATCGAGTAGCCATTGAACCGATCTGGGGATGCGGCGAGTGTGATACATGCAAAACAGGAAACTATAATATATGTCCTGATATGAAATCTTATGGTATCCACGAGAATGGAGGATTTGCAGAATATGTCGTCGTGAAGGAAGCGAATCTATATGCGCTGCCTGATACCCTAAGCTATGAATTTGCAGCATTAGTGGAGCCTCTCGCTGTCATATTGCAGGCAATCAGAAAAAGCAAATTCAAAATCGGGGATAGCGTCGCCCTATTTGGTGCGGGACCGATCGGATTGCTTTTATCGGAAAGCTTGAGAGCAGCAGGGGCAAGTAAGATCTTTGTGGCTGAAGTCAGTGAAGAGCGCAGGGAGCTGGCATTGAAAATGGGTGCGGATATCGTCATCAACCCTGCCGAGGAAGATGCAGTGCAAGTCATTAAAGATAACACGAATGGCGGCGTGGATGTATCCTTTGATGCTGCAGGTGTGGAAGCTACATTCAACCAAGCTCTTGATTGCATCAAACCTAATGGGGAGTTCATGATTGTCAGTGTGTTCGCAAATCCGATCAATTATCACCCTACAGCGCAAGTAGTCAGTGAGAAAAAGATCAATTCCTCTCTCGGCTACAATAATATCTTCGCTCAAGCAATTGACTTGCTATCCAAGGGATCATTGAATGTCGAGCCCGTCATAACAAGTGTCATTTCCTTGGAGAATATTGTGGAAGATGGATTTGAAAAACTGATAAGCGATAAGAACGAATGCAAAATCCTGGTTCGTCCGAGCTGA
- a CDS encoding oxidoreductase, with protein MLTIGYIGNGKSTNRYHLPFVLQRENIKVKTIYRRNPDRDNWDKIAGVHYTSDVNELLQDKDIQLIVICTKHDSHYAYAKQVLEHDKHCLVEKPFMETSQQAKEIFALAKEKGLLVQAYQNRRFDSDFLTVQKVIEEGKLGDLLEVEMHYDYYRPEVPESAHFFDPAESYLYGHGCHTLDQVISYFGKPDHVHYDVRQLLGQGRMNDYFDLDLYYGRLKVSVKSSYFRLKERPSFVVHGKKGTFVKETKDRQEEHLKLFYMPDNKDFGIDTLQHYGVLTYIDEDGTIHEEKVKSVDGDYGRVYDDVYEAIVNGKEKTITDEQTVLQMEMLETGVKNLK; from the coding sequence ATGCTTACAATCGGTTATATTGGAAATGGGAAAAGCACGAATAGATATCATCTGCCATTTGTACTGCAGCGGGAGAATATAAAGGTAAAGACGATTTATCGGAGGAATCCCGATCGTGATAACTGGGATAAAATCGCAGGGGTGCATTACACGTCTGATGTAAATGAATTATTACAAGACAAGGACATCCAGCTAATTGTGATCTGCACGAAACACGACAGCCATTATGCGTACGCCAAACAAGTATTGGAGCATGACAAGCACTGCTTGGTGGAAAAGCCTTTTATGGAAACCTCTCAGCAGGCAAAGGAAATCTTTGCATTGGCAAAAGAGAAAGGGTTGCTAGTGCAGGCATATCAAAACAGACGCTTTGACAGTGACTTCCTGACGGTGCAGAAGGTCATCGAGGAAGGGAAATTAGGGGACTTGCTGGAAGTGGAAATGCATTATGATTATTATCGGCCCGAAGTACCGGAGTCCGCACATTTCTTTGATCCTGCGGAGTCCTATCTGTACGGTCATGGCTGCCATACCCTGGATCAGGTCATCAGCTATTTCGGAAAGCCTGATCATGTCCATTACGATGTGCGGCAATTATTGGGTCAGGGAAGAATGAATGATTATTTTGATCTGGATTTATATTATGGCAGATTGAAGGTATCGGTTAAATCCAGTTACTTCAGACTGAAAGAAAGACCGAGCTTCGTCGTTCATGGCAAAAAAGGCACCTTTGTGAAAGAAACCAAAGACCGTCAGGAAGAACATTTGAAATTATTCTATATGCCTGATAACAAGGATTTCGGTATCGATACACTCCAGCATTACGGTGTCCTCACCTATATCGATGAGGACGGTACCATCCACGAAGAAAAAGTGAAATCCGTCGATGGCGATTATGGAAGGGTATACGATGACGTATATGAAGCCATCGTCAATGGGAAAGAGAAAACCATCACGGACGAACAGACAGTGCTGCAGATGGAAATGCTGGAGACAGGGGTCAAGAACTTGAAGTAG